One window from the genome of Synechococcus sp. PROS-7-1 encodes:
- the gap gene encoding type I glyceraldehyde-3-phosphate dehydrogenase: MTLRVAINGFGRIGRNVMRGWLSRGADTGLEIVGMNSTSDPKTSAHLLTYDSILGHIDRSVQIETTDDTMIVNGKEIKFFADRNPLNCPWKDWGVDLVIESTGVFNTDEKASMHLEAGASKVILTAPGKGDGVGTFVVGVNDDQYRHEDWKILSNASCTTNCLAPIVKVLDQSFGLDWGLMTTIHSYTGDQRILDNSHRDLRRARAAALNMVPTTTGAAKAVALVYPEVKGKLTGFAMRVPTPNVSAVDLTFGPSRATNVEEVKAVIKAASENGMKGIIKYSDLPLVSTDYAGTNESTIFDADLTYAMGDKAVKILAWYDNEWGYSQRVVDLAEVVARNWK; encoded by the coding sequence ATGACCCTGCGCGTTGCGATCAATGGATTCGGCCGGATTGGTCGCAATGTGATGCGGGGTTGGCTCAGCCGCGGCGCTGACACTGGTCTTGAGATCGTGGGGATGAACTCCACATCTGATCCCAAAACCAGTGCCCACCTCCTGACCTACGACTCGATCCTCGGTCATATCGACCGCAGCGTTCAGATCGAGACCACCGACGACACGATGATCGTCAACGGCAAGGAGATCAAATTCTTCGCTGATCGCAACCCTCTCAACTGTCCCTGGAAGGACTGGGGTGTGGACCTGGTGATCGAGTCCACCGGTGTGTTCAACACCGACGAGAAAGCCAGCATGCACCTTGAAGCTGGTGCCAGCAAGGTGATCCTGACGGCGCCTGGCAAGGGTGACGGTGTGGGCACCTTTGTGGTGGGCGTGAATGACGATCAGTACCGCCACGAAGATTGGAAGATCCTCTCCAATGCCAGCTGCACCACCAACTGCCTGGCACCGATCGTCAAGGTTCTCGATCAGAGCTTTGGTTTGGATTGGGGTCTGATGACCACCATCCACAGCTACACCGGTGACCAGCGCATCCTCGACAACAGCCACAGGGATCTGCGCCGTGCCCGTGCCGCTGCGCTCAACATGGTTCCCACCACCACCGGTGCTGCCAAGGCTGTGGCTCTGGTCTACCCCGAAGTGAAGGGAAAGCTCACGGGTTTCGCCATGCGCGTACCCACGCCCAACGTCTCCGCTGTTGACCTCACCTTCGGACCCTCCCGCGCCACCAACGTTGAGGAAGTGAAGGCCGTGATCAAGGCCGCTTCCGAGAACGGAATGAAGGGGATCATCAAGTACAGCGACCTACCCCTGGTCTCCACCGATTACGCCGGCACCAACGAATCCACCATCTTTGATGCAGACCTCACCTATGCCATGGGTGACAAAGCTGTGAAGATCCTTGCCTGGTACGACAACGAGTGGGGCTACAGCCAGCGCGTGGTGGATCTCGCTGAAGTGGTGGCCCGCAACTGGAAGTGA